The stretch of DNA GCGGGTGCGTTCATCGCCGTCGCGGCCGAGACGCCACAGCTGCACGGCAACCTGTGGCTCGCCCAGCTCGGCACCGGTCTGCGGCCGTCAGAAGCGCTCGCGCTGCACGTCGACGACGTCGACCTGTCCCGCGCCCGGGTTCGGGTGCACCGCAACCTGAGCTGGCGCAAGGGTGGCCGGTGGGTCATCAAGACGACCAAGGGCGAGGACGATGTCTGGCTCGCGCTGCCGGAGTTCGCGGTCAGCGCCGTCAACCGGCACTTGGAGGTGCGCGCCGTGTGGGCGGCATGGGACGGCTGGCAGGAGCACGGACAGCTGTTCACGGCGCGCGCCGGCACCCCGCTGCGCGGCACCTCGATCGGCAAGCCGCTGACCGCGCTGTGCGCGCAGGCCGGCGTGCCGCGCGTGACGCCGCACGGCATCCGCCACCAGACCGCGAGCGCGCTGCTCGCGGCGGGCAAGAGCCTGACCGACGTGCAGTACGTGCTACGCCACAAGACCCAGCGGCTGACGAGCGATCTCTACGGGCACATGGCTGACGACGCGCGCGCTCACGCCGCCGAGGTGCTCGACGAGCTGTCGCCCGACAGGTAGCGGTCAAGCGCCGCCGCGCTGACGAGCCAGCGCGCGCCGCTCGTGACAGCGTCGAGCTGCCCGGCGTGGATGCGCCGCCGGACGGTC from Euzebyales bacterium encodes:
- a CDS encoding site-specific integrase, translating into MRVGKLYPIDGGARWGAPWYDASGRRRAVTAPTVEEAVAKRAKRMAGWTSDEKLGDFLAWWTAEYLPRRVANGRLAEETMDGYESSVRLHITPRIGTVGLTDLTATLLEDWLDELDDDGLGARGRQKALRTLSVALSVAVKRDLIGRNPARGVEGPRVVAKHVTPWTHAQAGAFIAVAAETPQLHGNLWLAQLGTGLRPSEALALHVDDVDLSRARVRVHRNLSWRKGGRWVIKTTKGEDDVWLALPEFAVSAVNRHLEVRAVWAAWDGWQEHGQLFTARAGTPLRGTSIGKPLTALCAQAGVPRVTPHGIRHQTASALLAAGKSLTDVQYVLRHKTQRLTSDLYGHMADDARAHAAEVLDELSPDR
- a CDS encoding helix-turn-helix domain-containing protein, whose protein sequence is MQLRAALAIAEAALDQDVTDQPTVYTVADVARIVGCSEETVRRRIHAGQLDAVTSGARWLVSAAALDRYLSGDSSSSTSAA